In Streptomyces sp. NBC_00448, the following are encoded in one genomic region:
- a CDS encoding thiamine pyrophosphate-binding protein produces MTDTETTTPAAISAADALTRQLESFGVDTIFGTCGHTNIALLDALSRSSIRFVIARHEQAAAHAADGYARASGKPGVVLVHVGPGMMNAVTGVASAGFDSVPLIAISGDIPTYYHGRHPHQEVNLHQDADQGSIYRPFVKRVWNAHRAEDLPRFLERAFWTATSGRPGAVLLNIPMDLFNREIPAALADAHPLVRERAIPDLPADTARRIAGLLVEAEHPLVYVGGGLRGPAGRAAMISLAEHLDLPVAHSLMGKGTLPDQHPLLLGITGFWGSEQANRSTREADVVLALGTRFAETDSSSWEPEYTWAFPPAKLIQIDIDTDEIGRNYPVEIGAVADAAAAVAAVDRAVREIQPEPVRREGLRERITASRREVFDGARERGRSDAFPLAPERILADLRDTLPADTILVTDVGWNKNGVAQCYDLPEEGRFITPGGSSTMGFGPAAAVGVQLAQPHRTVVALIGDGGMSAQLPALPMAAEQGAPVLFVVMNNSAHGTIADLQAANFSTGFGCEFLDADGNPYSPDFAALGEACGLDGYRIGSADDLAKSLRTAIERRRPAVLDVPMVNTPVPTPGHWNIKDIYHGRFA; encoded by the coding sequence ATGACCGACACCGAGACCACCACCCCCGCGGCGATCTCCGCCGCCGACGCGCTCACCCGGCAACTGGAGTCCTTCGGCGTCGACACCATCTTCGGCACCTGCGGACACACCAACATCGCCCTGCTGGACGCCCTGTCACGCTCCAGCATCAGGTTCGTCATCGCCCGCCACGAGCAGGCCGCCGCCCACGCCGCCGACGGTTACGCCCGCGCCTCGGGCAAACCCGGCGTGGTCCTCGTCCACGTCGGCCCCGGCATGATGAACGCCGTCACCGGTGTCGCCTCCGCCGGCTTCGACTCCGTGCCGCTCATCGCGATCAGCGGCGACATCCCCACCTACTACCACGGCCGCCACCCGCACCAGGAGGTCAACCTCCACCAGGACGCGGACCAGGGCTCCATCTACCGGCCCTTCGTCAAGCGGGTGTGGAACGCGCACCGAGCCGAGGACCTGCCGAGGTTCCTCGAGCGCGCGTTCTGGACCGCCACCAGCGGCCGCCCCGGGGCCGTGCTGCTGAACATCCCCATGGACCTGTTCAACCGCGAGATCCCCGCCGCTCTCGCCGACGCCCACCCCCTGGTCCGTGAGCGCGCGATCCCCGACCTGCCCGCCGACACCGCCCGCCGTATCGCCGGTCTGCTGGTCGAGGCCGAACACCCGCTGGTGTACGTCGGCGGCGGCCTGCGCGGACCGGCCGGCCGCGCGGCCATGATCTCGCTGGCCGAACACCTGGACCTGCCCGTCGCCCACTCGCTGATGGGCAAGGGCACCCTCCCCGACCAGCACCCCCTGCTGCTCGGCATCACCGGCTTCTGGGGCAGCGAGCAGGCCAACCGCAGCACCCGCGAGGCGGACGTCGTCCTGGCGCTTGGCACCCGTTTCGCGGAGACCGACTCCAGCTCCTGGGAACCGGAGTACACCTGGGCCTTCCCGCCCGCCAAGCTCATCCAGATCGACATCGACACCGACGAGATCGGCCGCAACTACCCGGTGGAGATCGGCGCGGTGGCGGACGCCGCCGCCGCGGTCGCCGCCGTCGACCGGGCGGTCCGTGAGATCCAGCCGGAGCCCGTACGGCGCGAGGGCCTTCGCGAGCGGATCACCGCCTCCCGGCGCGAGGTCTTCGACGGAGCCCGCGAACGCGGCCGCAGCGACGCCTTCCCGCTGGCTCCCGAGCGGATACTGGCCGACCTGCGCGACACCCTGCCCGCCGACACGATCCTGGTCACCGACGTCGGCTGGAACAAGAACGGCGTGGCCCAGTGCTACGACCTGCCCGAAGAGGGCCGCTTCATCACTCCCGGCGGCTCCTCCACCATGGGCTTCGGCCCGGCCGCGGCCGTCGGAGTCCAACTCGCCCAGCCCCACCGCACCGTCGTCGCGCTCATCGGAGACGGCGGGATGAGCGCGCAACTGCCCGCGTTGCCCATGGCCGCGGAACAGGGCGCTCCCGTGCTGTTCGTCGTCATGAACAACAGCGCCCACGGCACCATCGCCGACCTGCAGGCCGCGAACTTCAGTACCGGCTTCGGCTGCGAGTTCCTCGACGCCGACGGCAACCCGTACAGCCCGGACTTCGCCGCGCTCGGCGAGGCATGCGGCCTGGACGGCTACCGCATCGGCTCGGCCGACGACCTGGCCAAGTCGCTGCGCACCGCCATCGAGCGCCGCCGCCCCGCCGTGCTGGACGTGCCGATGGTCAACACCCCGGTGCCCACCCCCGGCCACTGGAACATCAAGGACATCTACCACGGCAGATTCGCGTGA
- a CDS encoding aldehyde dehydrogenase family protein — translation MIDPKNTEDALPVDAPALIAGEWREDGDRFERTGPYLRRTVSRARSTTLKEVDEALEYARGARARIAALAPATRASILERAAALAMERRPELARLLGWELGKPVKDGSGEILRVADTFRVCAAEARRLSGEVLPVAGWERGVGNTSLTYRAPVGVVLAITPFNAPANLLAHKLGAAFAAGNTTVVKPPPQAPATSAAVVRLLLDAGMPLEAVQLLHGGADIGAGLSSDPRIDAISFTGSSTAGAAVARAAGPRRTVLELGGNAATIVCEDADIAAAAAVCARTGYSNSGQSCISVQRVYVHSSRYEEFLDAFTTQVKALKVGDPLDEATDVGAMVTEDAAERVVSWAEEARAAGARLLAGGTRDGATAAPTIVAGPPADARVITEEVFGALVAVTPFDDFAAVLVQCNTSRFGLQAGLFTHDLTKVFTAWRELEVGGLIVNGSSNYRLDHIPFGGVKDSGIGRESPRWMLDDFTVTKTLTLRQLSIWGED, via the coding sequence ATGATCGATCCGAAGAACACCGAAGACGCCCTCCCTGTCGATGCACCCGCGCTGATAGCCGGCGAATGGAGGGAGGATGGGGACCGGTTCGAGCGAACCGGTCCCTATCTCCGCCGGACCGTCAGCCGGGCACGATCGACCACTTTGAAAGAGGTCGACGAGGCACTTGAGTACGCCCGTGGAGCGCGCGCCAGGATCGCCGCCCTCGCTCCCGCCACACGGGCCTCCATTCTGGAGCGCGCCGCGGCCCTGGCGATGGAGCGCCGCCCGGAACTGGCGAGGCTGCTGGGTTGGGAGCTGGGCAAACCCGTCAAGGACGGCTCCGGAGAGATCCTCCGCGTCGCGGACACCTTCAGGGTCTGTGCCGCCGAGGCCCGCCGCCTGTCCGGCGAGGTCCTGCCGGTGGCCGGCTGGGAGCGCGGCGTCGGCAACACCTCCCTGACCTACCGGGCACCGGTCGGTGTCGTGCTGGCCATCACCCCCTTCAACGCTCCCGCCAACCTGCTCGCCCACAAGCTCGGAGCCGCGTTCGCCGCCGGCAACACCACGGTCGTCAAGCCCCCGCCGCAGGCTCCGGCCACCTCCGCCGCCGTGGTCCGGCTGCTTCTGGACGCCGGCATGCCGCTGGAGGCCGTGCAACTCCTGCACGGTGGGGCCGACATCGGGGCCGGCCTCTCCTCGGACCCGCGGATCGACGCCATCAGCTTCACCGGGTCCTCCACGGCGGGCGCCGCGGTCGCCCGCGCGGCCGGACCGCGCCGCACCGTCCTGGAGCTGGGCGGCAACGCCGCCACCATCGTCTGCGAGGACGCCGACATCGCGGCCGCCGCCGCGGTGTGCGCCCGTACCGGTTACAGCAACTCCGGCCAGAGCTGCATCTCGGTGCAGCGTGTCTACGTCCACTCCTCGCGCTACGAGGAGTTCCTCGACGCCTTCACCACCCAGGTCAAGGCGCTCAAGGTCGGAGATCCCCTCGACGAGGCCACCGACGTCGGCGCCATGGTCACCGAGGACGCCGCCGAGCGGGTGGTGAGCTGGGCGGAAGAGGCTCGCGCCGCCGGCGCACGGCTCCTTGCCGGAGGCACCCGCGACGGCGCCACCGCCGCACCCACCATCGTCGCAGGACCGCCCGCCGACGCCCGCGTCATCACCGAGGAGGTCTTCGGCGCGCTGGTCGCCGTCACCCCCTTCGACGACTTCGCCGCCGTGCTGGTCCAGTGCAACACGAGCCGCTTCGGGCTCCAGGCCGGCCTGTTCACCCATGACCTGACCAAGGTCTTCACCGCATGGCGGGAACTGGAAGTCGGCGGCCTGATCGTCAACGGCTCCTCCAACTACCGCCTGGACCACATTCCCTTCGGCGGTGTGAAGGACTCCGGCATCGGCCGCGAGTCCCCCCGCTGGATGCTCGACGACTTCACCGTCACCAAGACCCTGACACTGCGCCAGCTCTCGATCTGGGGTGAGGACTAG